The following are from one region of the Mytilus trossulus isolate FHL-02 unplaced genomic scaffold, PNRI_Mtr1.1.1.hap1 h1tg000234l__unscaffolded, whole genome shotgun sequence genome:
- the LOC134701279 gene encoding dnaJ homolog subfamily C member 22-like — protein sequence MAHLVVAYILWFFGGAWGLHHFYLGRDRHAFIWWSTWAGCFGLGWVRDLWRIPEYVYAANKDPGYLKDLNEKAKLYPIPQFNVVRFAGEVIVGFLFGILIRICIPDDFVALFIGRVLSIIVPPFAVAIGVHLVGNVNPEKVNFQWALLGAYISIPMLTLDSGNNLVYSSILSAIAVNWQGKNWNRDYLEKRGLCKRIFVLTVCGLLYLSLWSSAIYFNATITTKEGDEVPLREAINNFFTSPAWADTKESFRNLYKYYQEHGWENLYNKIVDSLDPLGESKAYKDLGVHENASEEEIKKSYKKLVKQWHPDKHIDPDKKAEAQKRFIEIQEAYETLSSIKTKRAQRNKKSRSSSQDHREHTEF from the exons ATGGCACATTTAGTCGTCGCATATATTTTATGGTTCTTTGGTGGAGCTTGGGGATTACACCATTTCTATCTTGGACGAGATAGACATGCTTTTATTTGGTGGTCGACGTGGGCTGGATGTTTTGGACTCGGTTGGGTTCGTGATCTCTGGCGGATACCAGAGTATGTTTATGCAGCAAACAAAGATCCTGGATACTTGaaagatttaaatgaaaaagcAAAGCTATATCCAATACCTCAATTCAATGTTGTAAGATTCGCAGGAGAAGTGATAGTTGGTTTCTTATTTGGCATACTGATTCGAATTTGTATTCCAGATGATTTTGTTGCACTGTTCATTGGTCGTGTTCTGTCAATAATTGTGCCTCCGTTTGCAGTAGCAATAG GAGTTCATTTAGTTGGAAATGTAAATCCggaaaaagtaaatttccagtggGCGTTACTTGGAGCGTATATATCAATACCTATGTTGACTTTAGATTCTGGAAATAACTTGGTATATTCTTCAATACTTTCTGCAATTGCAGTAAACTGGCAGGGAAAAAATTGGAACAGAGATTATTTAGAAAAGCGTGGACTTTGCAAAAGAATATTTGTATTAACTGTCTGTGGATTGCTATATTTATCACTTTGGTCAAGTgcaatttattttaatgcaaCAATTACAACAAAAGAGGGAGACGAAGTTCCATTACGAGAGGctataaataacttttttaccTCCCCTGCATGGGCAGATACAAAAGAATCAtttagaaatttatataaatattaccaAGAACATGGCTGGGAAAATTTATATAACAAGATAGTAGATTCTTTAGATCCATTAGGAGAATCCAAAGCATATAAA GATTTAGGTGTGCACGAAAATGCTTCGGAAGAGGAGATTAAGAAATCGTATAAAAAATTAGTGAAACAGTGGCATCCAGATAAACATATAGATCCAGATAAAAAAGCTGAAGCACAGAAAAGATTTATAGAGATACAAGAGGCATATGAAACATTGTCTTCAATAAAGACGAAAAGAGCACAGAGAAATAAGAAATCAAGATCATCTAGTCAAGATCATAGAGAACACACAGAAttctaa
- the LOC134701281 gene encoding dnaJ homolog subfamily C member 27-like, whose protein sequence is MDRKPGHLTKNPQDAVNALNWVKVVGVGSACVGKTCLVKHFCESKFSAGYQPTVGVDYGFKIQHCEGIDLRVHLWDLSGSTEYIDVRNELYIQADAIFLAFDVTNQATFDALDSWLKEIQRYTTGTPDLIVVANKTDLKQKRVISTNESKKWANQNRIKYFETSAATGDGVDRLFQDILVTIIERKKLWKKANPTG, encoded by the exons ATGGATAGAAAACCAGGGCATTTGACGAAAAATCCACAAGATGCAGTTAATGCACTGAATTGGGTAAAA gTAGTTGGTGTTGGCAGTGCCTGTGTAGGTAAAACCTGTCTTGTCAAGCATTTCTGTGAAAGTAAG TTCAGTGCGGGATATCAACCTACAGTTGGAGTAGATTATGGTTTTAAAATCCAGCATTGTGAAGGCATAGATT TGAGAGTCCATCTTTGGGATCTATCAGGCAGTACAGAATATATTGATGTAAGAAATGAACTTTACATCCAAGCAGATgctatttttttggcatttgaCGTCACAAACCAAGCAACATTTGATGCCCTTGACTCATGGCTGAAGGAAATTCAGCGGTACACAACTGGAACACCAGACCTCATTGTTGTAGCTAATAAG ACCGATTTAAAACAGAAACGAGTTATCAGTACAAATGAATCAAAGAAATGGGCCAATCAAAACAGAATCAA atattTTGAGACATCAGCAGCCACAGGGGATGGGGTTGATAGACTTTTCCAAGATATTTTAGTAACCATTATAGAAAGGAAAAAACTATGGAAAAAAGCAAACCCAACGGGCTGA